The Georgenia faecalis genome includes a window with the following:
- a CDS encoding DEAD/DEAH box helicase: protein MARPAQRRSGARRTPARGQRRTHDNDGIIPVLARVVREIEGAVQRGRVVPSVRTKLQAVALLMREERARVKADETLTEARRGEELKRLDGIATILATTAVRDASLLALLGEDAVVTDSARALRRELLAEAGIEAAPEPVAPVEQAESAASAPRQVVPQSVISRQLANPFLEPDYSAVAKRTARPQRLAGWELIEPLLRAFEYGGPSSCMDLPDPSAARVPDGIDLMPHQARLVAAAAAGHRTFLLADEPGLGKTAQALLAAQAADAYPLLVVVPNVVKTNWAREAARWTPTHRATVVHGDGDTIDGFADIVVVNYEILDRHVGWLGDLGFRGMVVDEAHYIKNKKSQRSQHVLQLSERIRERMADPLLMALTGTPLINDVEDFTAIWQFLGWIDEKKPLGELMIALEETGLTPADPSFYAAARTCVIERGIVRRRKRDVAADIPARRVADVFVELDGEAGRSIRAAERALARRLVTRYRRALESRHAGVVHEGIDHELVRQVATWERANTATKKSDENVFTMMRRIGQAKSTLAADYAAQLVRSVGKVVFFAKHVDVMDAAEDTFTKRGIGFASIRGDQSPTVRQRNIDAFTHDPEVSVVVCSLTAAGVGLNLQVASNMVLAELSWTDAEQTQAIDRIHRIGQDEPVTAWRMIAAQTLDTRIAELIDSKAGLAARALDGSDEEISAETDVQLEALVTLLTDALAEESASAEPVFTDGQASLA from the coding sequence GTGGCTCGACCCGCCCAGCGCCGATCGGGCGCCCGCCGTACGCCCGCCCGCGGGCAGCGCCGGACGCACGACAACGACGGGATCATCCCCGTGCTCGCGCGCGTCGTGCGCGAGATCGAGGGAGCGGTCCAGCGGGGACGGGTCGTCCCGTCGGTCCGGACCAAGCTCCAGGCGGTCGCGCTGCTCATGCGCGAGGAGCGGGCCAGGGTCAAGGCCGACGAGACGCTCACCGAGGCCCGCCGGGGCGAGGAGCTCAAGCGCCTCGACGGCATCGCCACCATCCTCGCGACGACGGCCGTCCGGGACGCGTCACTGCTCGCCCTGCTCGGCGAGGACGCCGTCGTCACCGACTCGGCCCGGGCCCTTCGACGCGAGCTGCTCGCCGAGGCCGGCATCGAGGCGGCGCCCGAGCCGGTCGCCCCCGTGGAGCAGGCGGAGTCGGCCGCGTCCGCGCCGCGCCAGGTCGTCCCGCAGTCCGTGATCTCCCGGCAGCTGGCCAACCCGTTCCTCGAGCCGGACTACTCCGCCGTCGCCAAGCGCACCGCGCGACCGCAGCGGCTCGCGGGCTGGGAGCTCATCGAGCCGCTCCTGCGCGCCTTCGAGTACGGCGGGCCGTCCTCGTGCATGGACCTGCCCGACCCGTCCGCGGCACGGGTGCCGGACGGCATCGACCTCATGCCCCACCAGGCGCGCCTCGTCGCGGCGGCGGCCGCCGGCCACCGCACCTTCCTGCTGGCCGACGAGCCCGGCCTGGGCAAGACCGCCCAGGCGTTGCTCGCCGCGCAGGCGGCGGACGCCTACCCGCTGCTCGTCGTCGTCCCCAACGTCGTCAAGACCAACTGGGCGCGGGAGGCGGCGCGGTGGACGCCGACGCACCGGGCCACCGTCGTCCACGGCGACGGTGACACCATCGACGGCTTCGCCGACATCGTCGTCGTCAACTACGAGATCCTCGACCGGCACGTGGGCTGGCTCGGTGACCTCGGGTTCCGCGGCATGGTGGTCGACGAGGCGCACTACATCAAGAACAAGAAGTCCCAGCGGTCCCAGCACGTCCTCCAGCTATCCGAGCGCATCCGGGAGCGGATGGCCGACCCGCTGCTCATGGCGCTCACCGGCACGCCGCTCATCAACGACGTCGAGGACTTCACGGCCATCTGGCAGTTCCTCGGCTGGATCGACGAGAAGAAGCCGCTGGGCGAGCTGATGATCGCCTTGGAGGAGACCGGCCTCACCCCGGCCGACCCGAGCTTCTACGCCGCCGCCCGCACCTGCGTCATCGAGCGCGGCATCGTCCGCCGCCGCAAGCGCGACGTCGCCGCGGACATCCCGGCCCGCCGCGTCGCCGACGTGTTCGTCGAGCTCGACGGCGAGGCCGGCCGCTCGATCCGCGCGGCCGAGCGGGCGCTCGCCCGCCGCCTGGTCACCCGCTACCGACGCGCGCTGGAGTCCCGGCACGCCGGCGTCGTCCACGAGGGCATCGACCACGAGCTCGTCCGCCAGGTGGCGACGTGGGAGCGTGCGAACACGGCGACGAAGAAGTCGGACGAGAACGTCTTCACGATGATGCGCCGGATCGGCCAGGCGAAGTCCACCCTGGCGGCGGACTACGCCGCCCAGCTCGTGCGCAGCGTGGGCAAGGTCGTGTTCTTCGCCAAGCACGTCGACGTCATGGACGCCGCCGAGGACACCTTCACCAAGCGCGGCATCGGCTTCGCGTCGATCCGCGGCGACCAGAGCCCGACGGTCCGCCAGCGGAACATCGACGCGTTCACCCACGACCCGGAGGTGTCCGTCGTCGTCTGCTCGCTCACCGCGGCGGGCGTCGGCCTCAACCTCCAGGTCGCCTCGAACATGGTGCTGGCGGAGCTGTCCTGGACCGACGCCGAGCAGACCCAGGCGATCGACCGCATCCACCGGATCGGCCAGGACGAGCCCGTCACCGCGTGGCGGATGATCGCCGCGCAGACCCTCGACACGCGCATCGCCGAGCTCATCGACTCCAAGGCCGGTCTCGCCGCGCGCGCCCTCGACGGGTCCGACGAGGAGATCTCCGCCGAGACCGACGTCCAGCTCGAGGCGCTCGTTACCCTGCTCACCGACGCCCTGGCCGAGGAGTCAGCCTCCGCCGAGCCGGTGTTCACCGACGGGCAGGCGTCGCTGGCCTGA
- a CDS encoding DoxX family protein, translating into MRASTDRATRWLSRHSVRVLRVSLGLVFLGFGLLKFFPGASPAQGLVERTIGTLTLGLVPPTAALLLTAVMECAIGLSLVTGVWLRAGLVVMAGALVGILSPVVLFFDELIAGGVTLTAQYVLKDIVLVAGGLVVAAHALGARTVVPGTDDAAAVLLRPATPARR; encoded by the coding sequence ATGCGCGCGTCCACCGACCGGGCCACCCGGTGGCTCTCCCGGCACAGCGTCCGGGTGCTCCGGGTGAGCCTCGGGCTGGTCTTCCTCGGCTTCGGCCTGCTCAAGTTCTTCCCCGGCGCCAGCCCGGCGCAGGGCCTCGTCGAACGCACCATCGGCACGCTCACCCTTGGCCTCGTCCCGCCGACGGCGGCGCTGCTCCTCACCGCGGTGATGGAGTGCGCCATCGGCCTCAGCCTGGTGACCGGGGTCTGGCTGCGCGCCGGACTCGTCGTCATGGCCGGCGCCCTCGTCGGCATCCTCTCGCCGGTGGTGCTCTTCTTCGACGAGCTCATCGCCGGCGGGGTCACCCTCACCGCCCAGTACGTGCTCAAGGACATCGTCCTGGTCGCCGGCGGTCTCGTCGTCGCCGCCCACGCCCTCGGCGCCCGGACGGTCGTCCCGGGCACCGACGACGCGGCGGCGGTGCTGCTCAGGCCAGCGACGCCTGCCCGTCGGTGA
- a CDS encoding ABC transporter permease, whose translation MTTTATRPPLGVNDGSGQPWAATGPLLRFALRLDRVRIAVWALAVGLLTAATIVSLETTYDSPDALAARGRLMSNPATIMMTGPPFAVDDYTFGAMVANELSLWLFLATAIMSILLTVRHTRTEEESGRLEVLRALPVGRFAPAGAAVLTVTAANLVVAAAAGAALVTGGMAAPDSAAFAAGCALTGLVFAAVAAVTAQLTEHARGATGLAMAVLAVAFLVRGIGDVIDHQGSWVSWLSPFAWAQQTRPYVDLRWWPLAVALVAAVALFAAAVLLARHRDLGAGVRPARPGPAAASAGLLSPAGLAWRLLRGAFAAWSVGAFFFAVAFGALANSLEDAFADVPELGEWIAIDLADITTGFAAAIVSFLVVAPLVFTVTGVLRLRAEEESGRTEALLATGSTRPGLLGGWVAVVAAQVAVMTAVIGAGAGLGVWTGTGEARWVGDLTAAALVYLPAVALIGSVALALYGVAPRVAGLVWLLVVGVVLALFLGEMLALPAWVMDLSPLTHTPRLPGGELDAWPLAVMGAGALALTAVGVAGFRRRDVVPG comes from the coding sequence ATGACGACGACCGCCACCCGCCCGCCCCTCGGCGTGAACGACGGCTCGGGGCAGCCGTGGGCGGCCACCGGGCCCCTGCTGCGCTTCGCGCTGCGCCTCGACCGGGTGAGGATCGCCGTGTGGGCGCTCGCCGTCGGGCTGCTCACCGCCGCGACCATCGTCTCGCTCGAGACCACGTACGACAGCCCCGACGCCCTGGCCGCCCGCGGCCGGCTCATGAGCAACCCGGCCACCATCATGATGACCGGACCGCCGTTCGCCGTGGACGACTACACGTTCGGGGCGATGGTGGCCAACGAGCTCTCGCTCTGGCTGTTCCTCGCCACCGCCATCATGAGCATCCTCCTCACCGTCCGCCACACCCGCACCGAGGAGGAGTCCGGGCGCCTCGAGGTCCTCCGGGCGCTGCCCGTCGGGCGGTTCGCGCCCGCGGGCGCCGCCGTGCTCACCGTGACGGCCGCCAACCTCGTCGTCGCGGCCGCCGCCGGGGCCGCGCTGGTCACCGGCGGCATGGCCGCCCCGGACTCCGCCGCGTTCGCCGCCGGCTGCGCGCTCACCGGCCTGGTCTTCGCCGCCGTGGCAGCGGTCACGGCACAGCTGACCGAGCACGCGCGGGGCGCCACCGGGCTGGCGATGGCCGTCCTCGCCGTCGCCTTCCTCGTCCGGGGCATCGGCGACGTCATCGACCACCAGGGATCCTGGGTGTCCTGGCTCTCCCCCTTCGCGTGGGCGCAGCAGACCCGCCCGTACGTCGACCTGCGGTGGTGGCCCCTCGCCGTCGCTCTCGTCGCCGCCGTCGCGCTCTTCGCGGCCGCCGTCCTCCTTGCCCGGCACCGCGACCTCGGGGCGGGCGTGCGCCCGGCCCGGCCCGGTCCGGCGGCGGCGTCCGCCGGCCTGCTCTCCCCCGCCGGGCTGGCGTGGCGGCTGCTGCGCGGGGCGTTCGCCGCCTGGTCGGTCGGCGCGTTCTTCTTCGCCGTCGCGTTCGGGGCGCTGGCGAACTCCCTCGAGGACGCCTTCGCGGACGTGCCGGAGCTCGGCGAGTGGATCGCCATCGACCTGGCGGACATCACCACCGGCTTCGCCGCGGCGATCGTCTCCTTCCTCGTCGTCGCCCCGCTGGTCTTCACGGTCACCGGTGTGCTCCGGCTGCGCGCGGAGGAGGAGAGCGGCCGGACGGAGGCGCTGCTCGCCACCGGGAGCACCCGTCCCGGGTTGCTCGGCGGCTGGGTCGCCGTCGTCGCCGCTCAGGTGGCGGTGATGACGGCCGTCATCGGTGCCGGCGCCGGGCTCGGGGTGTGGACCGGGACGGGCGAGGCGCGCTGGGTGGGTGACCTCACCGCCGCTGCGCTGGTCTACCTCCCGGCGGTGGCGCTGATCGGGTCCGTGGCGCTCGCGCTCTACGGCGTCGCACCGCGCGTCGCCGGCCTCGTGTGGCTCCTCGTGGTGGGGGTCGTCCTCGCGCTCTTCCTCGGGGAGATGCTCGCCCTGCCGGCGTGGGTCATGGACCTCTCGCCCCTCACGCACACGCCGCGTCTGCCCGGCGGCGAGCTCGACGCCTGGCCGCTGGCCGTCATGGGCGCGGGCGCGCTGGCGCTCACCGCGGTGGGCGTTGCCGGGTTCCGGCGCCGCGACGTCGTCCCGGGCTGA
- a CDS encoding ABC transporter ATP-binding protein has translation MAHLAIETHDLVKTFGTTRALDGFHLAVEQGQVAGFLGPNGAGKSTTIRVLLGLLQADSGTARVLGMDAWHDAVAIHRRLAYVPGDTSLWPSLTGGEAIDLLTRLHGGSGRARRRAELLERFELDPTKKARTYSKGNRQKVALVAALASDAELFLLDEPTSGLDPLMEATFTEEVRALRADGRTVLLSSHILAEVEKLCDTVTIIRAGRAVETGTLTELRHLTRSTVTATTRGDVARLAAAPGVHDLRADGDAVRFDVDNTRVSETLRALADAGVDNLTIAPPSLEDLFMRHYGDGAREEARVR, from the coding sequence ATGGCCCACCTCGCCATCGAGACCCACGACCTCGTCAAGACCTTCGGCACCACCCGCGCCCTCGACGGCTTCCACCTCGCGGTCGAGCAGGGGCAGGTCGCCGGCTTCCTCGGGCCCAACGGGGCCGGCAAGTCCACGACCATCCGCGTCCTGCTCGGCCTGCTCCAGGCGGACTCGGGCACCGCCCGGGTCCTCGGCATGGACGCCTGGCACGACGCCGTCGCCATCCACCGCCGTCTCGCCTACGTCCCCGGCGACACGAGCCTGTGGCCCAGCCTCACCGGCGGCGAGGCCATCGACCTGCTCACCCGGCTGCACGGCGGGAGCGGGCGCGCCCGGCGCCGGGCCGAGCTGCTCGAGCGGTTCGAGCTCGACCCGACGAAGAAGGCCCGCACGTACTCCAAGGGCAACCGGCAGAAGGTCGCCCTCGTCGCCGCCCTCGCCTCCGACGCCGAGCTCTTCCTCCTCGACGAGCCCACCTCGGGCCTCGACCCGCTCATGGAGGCCACCTTCACCGAGGAGGTGCGGGCGCTGCGCGCGGACGGCCGCACCGTCCTGCTCTCCAGCCACATCCTCGCGGAGGTGGAGAAGCTCTGCGACACCGTCACCATCATCCGCGCCGGCCGGGCCGTGGAGACCGGCACCCTCACCGAGCTGCGGCACCTCACCCGGTCCACCGTCACGGCGACCACGCGCGGCGACGTCGCGCGGCTCGCGGCCGCGCCGGGCGTCCACGACCTCCGGGCCGACGGCGATGCCGTCCGGTTCGACGTCGACAACACCCGGGTGAGCGAGACGCTGCGGGCGCTCGCCGACGCCGGCGTCGACAACCTCACCATCGCCCCGCCGTCGCTCGAGGACCTCTTCATGCGCCACTACGGCGACGGCGCCCGGGAGGAGGCGAGGGTGCGATGA
- a CDS encoding TetR/AcrR family transcriptional regulator: MSSARRTDDDLTAKARIRDAAVRRFAEDGMGASLRAVASDAGVSPGLILHHFGSRAGLREACDAYVLEAARTAKSAVLGPGTAGAGAFLAQLSQVEGYAPLVGYLLRCVQAGGPLGGEFIDHFVTDAVAYLEEGVRAGTVRPSRDPQARARVLTAMSLGSLLLHLPARDGRLDLDELPAWLRGYVDTVALPLLELYTEALLTDSTLLDAYVAATGDSRARTSSAVET; encoded by the coding sequence ATGAGTTCAGCGCGGCGCACCGACGACGATCTCACGGCCAAGGCCCGGATCCGCGACGCCGCCGTCCGCCGGTTCGCCGAGGACGGCATGGGGGCGTCCCTGCGCGCCGTGGCGAGCGACGCCGGGGTGAGCCCGGGGCTGATCCTCCACCACTTCGGCTCCCGCGCCGGCCTGCGGGAGGCCTGCGACGCCTACGTGCTCGAGGCCGCCCGCACCGCCAAGTCCGCGGTCCTCGGGCCGGGCACCGCCGGCGCCGGCGCCTTCCTCGCCCAGCTGTCCCAGGTCGAGGGCTACGCGCCCCTCGTCGGGTACCTGCTGCGGTGCGTCCAGGCCGGTGGACCGCTCGGCGGCGAGTTCATCGACCACTTCGTGACGGACGCCGTCGCCTACCTCGAGGAGGGGGTGCGGGCGGGCACCGTCCGGCCCAGCCGGGACCCGCAGGCCCGCGCCCGAGTCCTCACCGCGATGTCGCTCGGCTCCCTCCTCCTCCACCTCCCGGCCCGCGACGGCCGGCTGGACCTCGACGAGCTGCCCGCGTGGCTGCGCGGCTACGTCGACACCGTCGCCCTGCCGCTCCTCGAGCTCTACACCGAGGCGCTGCTCACCGACTCGACCCTCCTCGACGCCTATGTCGCGGCCACCGGGGACTCCCGCGCCCGCACCTCCTCCGCCGTCGAGACCTGA
- a CDS encoding class E sortase has translation MQPDRPRRLWPALVAAALTLSACSADGVAVGVTDAAARVTAQEKVAAAPVAWPAADPLADIPLPARPTGEGVTFASLRVPRWGADYDVPITEGISDHVLDTQGMGRFPWTAMPGEEGNFALAGHRTDGSRPLARIDELVLGDELVVTTAEGAYTYAVSGTEIVTPDQVRVVEPNPSTGGPDAVGRLLTLVSCHPWDSSEFRYIVYAELTGFAAA, from the coding sequence ATGCAGCCCGACCGACCGCGACGGCTGTGGCCCGCCCTGGTCGCGGCGGCGCTCACCCTGTCGGCGTGCTCCGCCGACGGCGTCGCCGTCGGCGTCACGGACGCCGCCGCACGCGTGACGGCCCAGGAGAAGGTCGCGGCCGCCCCGGTCGCGTGGCCCGCCGCGGACCCGCTCGCGGACATCCCGCTCCCGGCGCGCCCCACGGGTGAGGGCGTCACGTTCGCCTCGCTGCGGGTACCCCGCTGGGGTGCGGACTACGACGTGCCCATCACGGAGGGCATCTCCGACCACGTCCTCGACACCCAGGGCATGGGCCGCTTCCCGTGGACCGCGATGCCCGGCGAGGAGGGCAACTTCGCCCTCGCCGGCCACCGCACCGACGGGTCCCGCCCGCTCGCCCGCATCGACGAGCTCGTCCTCGGCGACGAGCTCGTCGTCACCACGGCGGAGGGCGCCTACACCTACGCGGTGTCGGGCACGGAGATCGTCACCCCCGACCAGGTCCGCGTCGTCGAGCCGAACCCGAGCACCGGCGGTCCGGACGCCGTGGGACGCCTGCTCACGCTCGTGTCCTGCCACCCGTGGGACTCCAGCGAGTTCCGGTACATCGTCTACGCCGAGCTCACCGGCTTCGCCGCGGCCTGA
- a CDS encoding NAD(P)/FAD-dependent oxidoreductase, translating to MTVRPHHDVLVVGGGNAGISLAAKLRRDGYRDVAIIEPSTVHHYRPMLSYVGSGLATLDELRRPEAAVIPAGCRWYTDRVTAVEPDRSRVRLARIGTLTYDDLVVCPGSSIDWEAVPGSREAVSTPAASTNYEVDLAPRTWAMLSALTRGRAVFTLSQWQVPCAPVALKPLFMAADHWSRTGVLGDIEIELLVEGARLVDEDRADRELRAAADRYGVRVRLGTNLESIDAPAQVARVRSADRLEDLGYDALHLTPPHRAPDWVAASGLAGRGTRGFMAVDPRTLRHPAYPSVWGLGDVAAADALPSGGALRKQVPVVAHNITAGRSGGAMRSYSGYSVAPVTTSRRRLLLAEFDRDGEPEPTTRHPDLVRPRAATFAFDRYVEPLVYWRRLLRGHVS from the coding sequence ATGACCGTCCGTCCGCATCACGACGTCCTCGTCGTCGGCGGTGGCAACGCCGGGATCTCCCTGGCGGCCAAGCTACGCCGGGACGGCTACCGGGACGTCGCGATCATTGAGCCGTCGACGGTCCACCACTACCGCCCGATGCTCTCCTACGTCGGGTCCGGGCTCGCCACCCTCGACGAGCTGCGGCGGCCCGAGGCGGCCGTCATCCCCGCCGGCTGCCGCTGGTACACCGACCGGGTGACGGCGGTCGAGCCGGACCGCTCCCGGGTCCGCCTGGCACGCATCGGCACGCTGACCTACGACGACCTCGTCGTCTGCCCCGGATCGAGCATCGACTGGGAGGCGGTCCCCGGGTCCCGCGAGGCGGTCTCCACGCCCGCCGCCTCGACGAACTACGAGGTCGACCTCGCCCCTCGGACCTGGGCGATGCTCTCCGCCCTCACGCGGGGGCGGGCGGTCTTCACCCTGTCCCAGTGGCAGGTGCCCTGCGCCCCGGTGGCCCTCAAACCGCTGTTCATGGCCGCGGACCACTGGTCACGGACCGGGGTGCTCGGCGACATCGAGATCGAGCTCCTCGTCGAGGGGGCCCGTCTCGTCGACGAGGACCGCGCCGACCGTGAGCTGCGCGCGGCCGCGGACCGGTACGGCGTGCGGGTCCGGCTCGGGACGAACCTCGAGAGCATCGACGCGCCCGCCCAGGTGGCCCGCGTGCGCTCGGCGGACCGCCTTGAGGACCTGGGCTACGACGCCCTGCACCTGACCCCGCCGCACCGCGCCCCGGACTGGGTCGCCGCCAGCGGCCTCGCCGGGCGCGGGACCCGCGGCTTCATGGCCGTCGACCCGCGCACGCTGCGTCACCCCGCGTACCCGAGCGTGTGGGGGTTGGGCGACGTCGCCGCCGCGGACGCCCTCCCGTCCGGCGGTGCGCTGCGCAAGCAGGTCCCCGTCGTGGCGCACAACATCACGGCGGGGCGCTCGGGCGGGGCCATGCGCTCCTACAGCGGCTACTCGGTGGCCCCCGTCACGACCTCGCGGCGCCGGCTCCTCCTCGCCGAGTTCGACCGGGACGGCGAGCCCGAGCCCACGACCCGCCACCCCGACCTCGTCCGCCCGCGGGCGGCCACCTTCGCGTTCGACCGGTACGTCGAGCCGCTCGTCTACTGGCGCCGACTGCTCCGGGGCCACGTCTCGTGA
- the add gene encoding adenosine deaminase, producing the protein MTSTTTDLREFIAGLPKAELHLHIEGTLEPELKFALARRNGIALEHATAEEVRASYDFDSLSSFLTVYYDSMRVLVTADDFYDLAMAYLIKAAGQNVRYAEIFFDPQAHTSRGVPFPTIIGGLRRALVDARRDLGIHGELILCFLRDFTAEHAMSTLMESLPYRDWILGVGLDSDERGNPPAKFAEVFARARAEGYLLTMHCDIDQEGTHEHIRQAVEDIRVDRIDHGSNAVERPELVEAIKERGLGLTCCPVSNGWVVDGMKGPEIVALLDAGIPVTINSDDPAYFGAYVAENYERLAADADLDRDQLVRLARNSFEVAWLSGREREQYLAEIAAYAG; encoded by the coding sequence GTGACCAGCACGACGACCGACCTGCGCGAGTTCATCGCCGGCCTGCCCAAGGCCGAGCTGCACCTGCACATCGAGGGCACCCTCGAGCCCGAGCTGAAGTTCGCGCTCGCGCGGCGCAACGGCATCGCGCTCGAGCACGCCACCGCCGAGGAGGTCCGCGCCTCCTACGACTTCGACTCCCTCTCCTCGTTCCTCACCGTCTACTACGACTCCATGCGGGTGCTCGTCACCGCGGACGACTTCTACGACCTCGCGATGGCCTACCTCATCAAGGCGGCCGGGCAGAACGTGCGCTACGCGGAGATCTTCTTCGACCCGCAGGCGCACACCTCGCGGGGCGTGCCCTTCCCGACGATCATCGGCGGCCTGCGCCGCGCCCTCGTCGACGCGCGCCGCGACCTCGGCATCCACGGCGAGCTCATCCTGTGCTTCCTGCGCGACTTCACCGCCGAGCACGCGATGAGCACCCTCATGGAGTCCCTCCCCTACCGCGACTGGATCCTCGGGGTCGGCCTCGACTCCGACGAGCGCGGCAACCCGCCGGCCAAGTTCGCCGAGGTGTTCGCCCGGGCCCGCGCCGAGGGCTACCTGCTGACAATGCACTGCGACATCGACCAGGAGGGCACCCACGAGCACATCCGCCAGGCCGTCGAGGACATCCGGGTGGACCGGATCGACCACGGCTCCAACGCCGTCGAGCGCCCCGAGCTGGTCGAGGCGATCAAGGAGCGCGGCCTGGGGCTCACGTGCTGCCCCGTGTCCAACGGCTGGGTCGTCGACGGCATGAAGGGCCCCGAGATCGTCGCCCTGCTCGACGCCGGCATCCCCGTCACGATCAACTCCGACGACCCGGCGTACTTCGGCGCCTACGTCGCCGAGAACTACGAGCGCCTCGCCGCCGATGCCGACCTCGACCGCGACCAGCTCGTCCGCCTCGCCCGGAACTCCTTCGAGGTGGCCTGGCTCAGCGGGCGCGAGCGCGAGCAGTACCTCGCCGAGATCGCGGCGTACGCGGGCTGA
- a CDS encoding TetR/AcrR family transcriptional regulator, which produces MSGTDRHDGTDRHDGTDRHEEPPGRPLRRDAEENRVRIIRAAQEVFAAHGLGAGLNDIARHAGVGVGTVYRRFPDKTTLVHEALQEPLTRLLDVADEAAATTPAWDGLMLLIRHAADLLAANLGLRDVALGPRELTPALDEAAQRIAPYLADLLARAQEEGSVRPEITVQDFSMLFFMVSELAVHAAPTSPRAYRRYLTLFTDGLRATHADAPLTDTLGPSEADAVARHWTSRA; this is translated from the coding sequence ATGAGCGGGACCGACCGGCACGACGGGACCGACCGGCACGACGGGACCGACCGGCACGAGGAGCCGCCGGGCCGGCCCCTGCGCCGGGACGCCGAGGAGAACCGCGTGCGCATCATCCGCGCCGCGCAGGAGGTCTTCGCGGCCCACGGCCTGGGCGCCGGCCTCAACGACATCGCCCGGCACGCCGGCGTCGGCGTCGGCACCGTGTACCGGCGGTTCCCCGACAAGACCACGCTCGTCCACGAGGCGCTCCAGGAGCCGCTCACCCGGCTGCTCGACGTCGCCGACGAGGCGGCCGCCACCACGCCCGCCTGGGACGGGCTCATGCTCCTCATCCGGCACGCTGCCGACCTGCTGGCCGCCAACCTCGGGCTGCGGGACGTGGCCCTCGGGCCGCGCGAGCTCACGCCCGCGCTCGACGAGGCGGCCCAGCGGATCGCCCCCTACCTCGCCGACCTTCTCGCCCGGGCGCAGGAAGAGGGGTCGGTGCGCCCCGAGATCACCGTGCAGGACTTCTCCATGCTCTTCTTCATGGTGAGCGAGCTGGCCGTGCATGCCGCCCCCACCAGCCCCCGGGCGTACCGGCGCTACCTCACCCTGTTCACCGACGGCCTGCGCGCGACGCACGCGGACGCGCCGCTGACCGACACCCTCGGTCCCTCGGAGGCCGACGCGGTGGCGCGGCACTGGACGTCCCGGGCCTGA